One Oenanthe melanoleuca isolate GR-GAL-2019-014 chromosome 3, OMel1.0, whole genome shotgun sequence DNA segment encodes these proteins:
- the CAPN14 gene encoding calpain-14 gives MPFLLCLKKNKSPVPLGRSVFQKHTPPIQQNYQALLESCLRSKHLFTDDTFPAHISSIGTGALLKKLPRNLQWKRPHALHKSPVFYAANRKQLDLCQGLVENCWFLAALEALTFHQDILAAVVPQNQSFERKYAGIFHFRFWHFGEWIDVVVDDRLPVNEVGELLFVSSVYKNVFWGALLEKAYAKLYGSYEDLQIGQVSEALVDFTGGVNTRIKLAEAPSDLWDILTRATYSRSLMGCQTHLGTTKVLKNGLVAGHAYTVTGIRKVTCQYGPENLVRLRNPWGKIEWKGDWSDSSYKWELLSPKEKILLRKKKEDGEFWMSLRDFKIHFVDLVICKLTPDLMSQEDGKKWMYSWKSGRWVKGSTAGGSLGFCNGSFWMNPQYWLNVLPIEDSKKSPSACNVVISLMQKHSTKHRNRAPHLFIGFLLYKVGLQYQESNRKLSPGFFSRHQPVNKHQVFLDEREVTCDFHLEPCVYVIVPCTLEPQQESEFVLRVFSRKHVLREMGGNTSFTLSKEIVDRYEGKIWEDFFTKHFEQNPEINAVQLQRILNNISWRNFQSFHLNFSLDSCQGILALLDLNATGTLSIQEFRVLWKRLLFYLEVFQKRDTNRSGKLDLVELQAAVQETGISLSNEVCNLMAIRYGDPGLQISFESFVCFMLRVEIMGEAFRNLTQDGKGIYLRESEWMMMTLYS, from the exons ATgccttttctgctgtgcttgaaaaaaaataaatcacctgTGCCTTTAGGCAGGAGTGTCTTTCAGAAACACACCCCTCCCATCCAGCAGAACTACCAGGCTTTGCTGGAGTCGTGCTTGAGGAGCAAACACTTGTTCACAGATGACACCTTCCCTGCTCACATCAGCTCCATTGGAACAGGAGCACTGCTAAAGAAACTGCCCCGAAATTTACAGTGGAAGAGGCCACAT GCTTTGCACAAAAGTCCTGTATTTTATGCTGCAAACAGAAAGCAGCTTGATCTCTGCCAAGGATTGGTGG AGAACTGCTGGTTCCTGGCGGCCCTGGAAGCCCTGACATTCCACCAGGACATCTTGGCTGCAGTTGTGCCACAAAACCAGAGCTTTGAGAGGAAATATGCGGGCATTTTCCACTTCCGG TTCTGGCACTTCGGGGAATGGATTGACGTGGTGGTTGATGATCGCCTGCCGGTGAATGAGGTGGGGGAGCTGCTCTTTGTTTCCTCAGTCTATAAGAACGTGTTTTGGGGAGCCCTTCTGGAGAAGGCATATGCTAA ACTCTATGGCTCCTATGAAGACCTGCAGATTGGGCAAGTTTCAGAAGCCTTGGTGGATTTTACAGGGGGTGTCAATACAAGGATCAAGCTTGCAGAAGCTCCTTCTGATTTGTGGGATATCCTGACAAGAGCCACCTACAGCAGATCTCTCATGGGCTGTCAGACACACCTAGGG ACAACAAAGGTCCTGAAGAATGGGCTTGTTGCTGGCCATGCCTACACAGTAACTGGTATTAGAAAG GTCACCTGTCAATATGGACCAGAAAACCTAGTGAGACTGAGAAATCCGTGGGGAAAAATTGAGTGGAAAGGAGACTGGAGTGACAG CTCTTACAAGTGGGAACTGCTGAGCCCGAAGGAGAAGATTTtgctgaggaaaaagaaggagGATGGAGAATTTTG GATGTCTCTGCGAGATTTTAAGATTCATTTTGTGGATCTGGTGATCTGTAAATTAACTCCAGACCTGATGAGCCAGGAAGATGGGAAAAAGTGGATGTACTCCTGGAAGAGTGGGAGATGGGTTAAAGGAAGTACAGCAGGAGGAAGCCTGGGATTCTGTAATG GCAGTTTCTGGATGAACCCTCAGTACTGGCTGAATGTGTTGCCAATTGAAGACAGTAAGAAAAGCCCAAGTGCCTGCAATGTGGTTATATCCCTCATGCAGAAACACAGCACCAAACACCGGAACCGAGCCCCTCATCTTTTCATTGGATTTTTACTCTATAAG gtGGGCCTACAG TATCAGGAGAGCAACAGAAAGCTGTCCCCAGGTTTCTTCAGCCGACATCAGCCTGTGAACAAGCACCAGGTTTTCCTTGATGAGCGGGAAGTGACTTGTGACTTCCATCTGGAGCCTTGTGTCTATGTGATTGTCCCATGCACCCTGGAGCCTCAGCAAGAGTCCGAGTTCGTCCTGCGGGTCTTCTCCAGGAAGCACGTTCTTcg GGAGATGGGTGGGAACACAAGCTTCACCCTCTCTAAG GAAATTGTTGATAGGTATGAAGGCAAGATTTGGGAGGATTTCTTCACAAAGCATTTTGAACAG AATCCTGAAATAAATGCTGTTCAGCTCCAGAGGATCTTGAATAATATATCTTGGAGAA attTCCAGAGTTTTCACCTGAATTTCAGTCTGGATTCCTGCCAGGGTATCTTGGCGCTCCTGGAT CTGAATGCCACTGGCACACTGAGTATCCAGGAATTCAGAGTCctgtggaaaaggctgcttttCTACTTG GAAGTTTTCCAGAAGAGAGACACCAACAGATCAGGAAAGCTTGACCTTGTGGAACTGCAGGCAGCTGTACAGGAGACAG GCATTTCACTCAGCAATGAAGTCTGTAATTTGATGGCAATCAGATATGGTGACCCTGGCTTACAGATCAGTTTTGAGAGCTTTGTTTGCTTCATGCTTCGAGTGGAGATCATGGGAG AGGCCTTTCGTAACTTAACACAAGATGGCAAAGGGATATATCTCCGAGAATCTGAG TGGATGATGATGACACTTTATTCATGA